One region of Etheostoma spectabile isolate EspeVRDwgs_2016 chromosome 21, UIUC_Espe_1.0, whole genome shotgun sequence genomic DNA includes:
- the LOC116671577 gene encoding DELTA-stichotoxin-Hmg2b, whose protein sequence is MPATAEAHSVTIPTNRNCTIEITNISSVYCLVNPKVHMESGFVFNPPQPTVRTTITEVCSFTKDDNTASGAVGVLTYEMFDMRNRSCSELVAIMFSVPFDYNFYKNWLGVGTFEHTRACDNKLYEHMYKGKDFTNFVRQEANGSGVTFKGKMVDVRACMSNEGKAMIKLELYDKMGR, encoded by the exons ATGCCCGCGACTGCAGAGGCCCACTCCGTCACCATCCCCACCAACCGCAACTGCACCATAGAGATCACCAACATCAGCTCCGTCTACTGCCTCGTCAACCCAAA GGTGCACATGGAAAGCGGCTTCGTCTTCAACCCCCCCCAGCCGACCGTGCGCACCACCATCACCGAGGTGTGCTCTTTCACCAAGGACGACAACACGGCGTCGGGCGCCGTCGGCGTCCTGACCTACGAGATGTTCGACATGCGCAACCGCAGCTGCAGCGAGCTGGTCGCCATCATGTTCTCGGTGCCGTTCGACTACAACTTCTACAAGAACTGGCTGGGCGTGGGCACGTTTGAGCACACCCGAGCTTGCGACAACAAGCTGTACGAGCACATGTACAAGGGAAAGGATTTCACCAACTTTGTGCGCCAGGAGGCCAACGGCTCCGGGGTGACGTTCAAGGGGAAGATGGTGGACGTGAGGGCCTGCATGTCCAACGAGGGCAAGGCCATGATCAAACTGGAACTGTATGACAAGATGGGCAGATGA
- the LOC116671580 gene encoding uncharacterized protein LOC116671580, translating to MPLDRARVSRCGLWVETVFRVGFHTFPNKNDSKERTQRFQSGISRASSTPVIRTASTSTNMSESAEELTANLKSRRNVTIEITNLTNNYCLVEPKVFLESGCCLSPPQPTVRPLKTELCNFSKTSAKASGAVGVLTYDLFERSSNSAKERLAIMFSVPYDYNMYKNWMGLAIYNVDKECNEALYKEMYYNKEQTGFVRQEARGSCLTFEGKTLDLKATMSPMGKAVLKLELWDKLFTPMMQQQSH from the exons ATGCCTCTGGACAGGGCAAGGGTGAGTAGGTGTGGGCTGTGGGTGGAGACAGTTTTTAGGGTGGGGTTTCATACATTCCCCAACAAGAATGATTCCAAAGAGAGAACTCAGCGTTTCCAATCTGGCATCAGCCGAGCGAGCAGCACACCTGTGATCCGGACAG CTTCTACCAGCACCAACATGAGTGAATCAGCGGAGGAGTTGACTGCCAACCTCAAAAGCCGTAGAAATGTCACCATTGAGATCACCAACCTCACCAATAACTACTGCCTGGTGGAACCCAA ggttttcctAGAAAGTGGCTGCTGCCTGAGCCCGCCCCAGCCCACCGTGCGCCCGTTGAAAACCGAGCTGTGCAACTTCAGCAAGACCAGCGCCAAAGCCAGCGGGGCTGTGGGGGTCCTGACCTACGACCTGTTTGAGAGGAGCAGCAACAGCGCCAAAGAGAGACTTGCCATCATGTTCTCCGTGCCCTACGACTACAACATGTACAAGAACTGGATGGGCTTGGCAATCTACAACGTGGACAAGGAGTGCAACGAGGCTCTGTACAAAGAGATGTATTACAACAAAGAGCAGACCGGCTTCGTGAGGCAGGAGGCCCGGGGCTCGTGTCTCACGTTTGAGGGCAAGACCTTGGACCTCAAGGCCACCATGTCCCCGATGGGCAAGGCCGTGCTGAAGCTGGAGCTGTGGGACAAACTCTTCACCCCAATGATGCAGCAACAGTCCCACTGA
- the LOC116671578 gene encoding endonuclease domain-containing 1 protein: MSRLYALAVVLVVFAGCWCTCAADVGDFAPCLQFFYKSWPPKGLAGTPICQRYYNQYRFATLYSRPRRSPWFSAYVYSAPAGKRPSACWKFEPQLANPGAEGSMTPFPPGPVDQNVVESQAVELDYINSTYSRGHMNPSLHHQSHEDRSATFTLTNVVPQKAGSNDGPWEVLEWTVNKTLQAYCLGEAYVVTGVIPYRVDERWLRDHRVAVPEYIWSAYCCPDYNHSLPEGLKDAFPTHAAVGRNDRSSSEEIVPVSQTAKKQFRGYDVRQMSLESLEMYLKDRFNTVVSVFYERCSGSD; the protein is encoded by the exons ATGTCGCGTCTCTACGCCCTGGCGGTGGTCCTCGTGGTCTTCGCTGGATGCTGGTGCACGTGTGCAGCTGATGTCGGGGATTTTGCTCCGTGCCTGCAGTTCTTCTACAAGTCTTGGCCTCCTAAAGGTCTGGCTGGGACCCCGATCTGCCAGCGTTACTACAACCAGTACCGCTTCGCCACGCTGTACAGTCGGCCGCGCCGCTCCCCCTGGTTCTCGGCCTATGTGTACTCGGCCCCTGCAGGGAAGAGACCCAGCGCGTGCTGGAAGTTTGAGCCCCAG CTGGCCAACCCAGGAGCCGAGGGCAGCATGACCCCCTTCCCTCCGGGCCCTGTGGACCAGAACGTGGTGGAGAGCCAGGCGGTGGAGCTGGACTACATCAACTCCACCTATTCCCGGGGCCACATGAACCCCAGCCTCCACCACCAGAGCCACGAGGACCGCTCCGCCACCTTCACCCTCACCAACGTGGTTCCTCAGAAGGCCGGCTCCAACGACGGGCCCTGGGAAGTCCTGGAGTGGACCGTCAACAAAACCTTACAGGCCTACTGTCTCGGAGAGGCTTACGTGGTCACCGGGGTCATCCCGTACCGGGTCGACGAGCGCTGGCTCAGGGACCATCGCGTGGCGGTGCCTGAGTACATCTGGTCCGCCTACTGCTGCCCGGACTACAACCACAGTCTCCCAGAAGGACTGAAGGACGCGTTCCCCACGCACGCCGCCGTGGGCCGCAACGACCGCAGCAGCAGCGAGGAGATCGTCCCGGTCAGCCAGACGGCCAAGAAGCAGTTCAGAGGATATGACGTGAGACAAATGTCCCTGGAGTCCCTGGAGATGTACCTGAAGGACCGGTTCAACACGGTGGTCAGTGTGTTCTACGAGCGGTGCTCTGGATCAGACTGA